A single Dermacentor albipictus isolate Rhodes 1998 colony chromosome 3, USDA_Dalb.pri_finalv2, whole genome shotgun sequence DNA region contains:
- the LOC135915627 gene encoding SRR1-like protein produces MNADVMSQDGFTVVKRRGKTSRKHAEQLLTIHTDEGDEGPDEIAVLRRISEAEADLQSSAYFENFLNVLTKCLCVLPGDTKVSHIVCYGLGNFSACVSARFQLALLICIRRQLSPVSVEIYDPVFTVKERKILESIGFTVLVLNDEGKRGVQDRTLFYMPHCGTPLYNSVLWANWDADSLGKVVIFGNSFDTMWTNKLDATLRKKCGFLVNVRPAVREFAIANDFKYSDVFNDLALHTFDASLLRADVWISREEPLYDGDDEIVLALREKCKI; encoded by the coding sequence ATGAACGCTGACGTGATGAGCCAAGATGGGTTTACTGTAGTAAAAAGACGAGGGAAAACAAGCAGAAAGCACGCTGAGCAGTTGCTCACCATTCATACAGACGAAGGCGACGAAGGACCTGACGAAATCGCAGTGCTACGACGCATCTCGGAGGCGGAAGCCGACCTTCAATCGTCGGCGTACTTTGAAAACTTTCTCAATGTGCTTACAAAGTGCCTGTGCGTGTTACCTGGCGATACTAAAGTGAGCCATATCGTTTGTTACGGCCTTGGAAACTTCTCCGCGTGCGTCAGTGCGAGGTTCCAGCTCGCGCTGCTCATCTGTATTCGCCGACAGTTGTCCCCCGTTTCGGTGGAAATCTACGATCCTGTTTTCACGGTGAAGGAGCGGAAAATACTCGAGTCGATTGGATTCACCGTGCTGGTTCTCAACGACGAAGGAAAGCGCGGCGTCCAAGACCGGACTCTTTTCTACATGCCGCATTGCGGCACGCCGCTGTACAACAGCGTGTTGTGGGCTAACTGGGACGCCGATTCGCTCGGTAAGGTTGTCATCTTTGGCAACAGCTTCGACACCATGTGGACGAACAAGCTGGACGCTACCCTGCGCAAGAAGTGTGGCTTCTTGGTAAACGTGCGACCCGCCGTGCGCGAGTTCGCGATTGCGAACGACTTCAAGTACTCGGACGTGTTCAACGACCTCGCGTTGCACACTTTCGACGCGAGTCTGTTGCGTGCAGATGTGTGGATCTCGAGAGAGGAGCCGTTGTACGATGGCGACGACGAGATCGTCTTGGCTCTCCGTGAAAAGTGTAAAATCTGA